Within the Senegalia massiliensis genome, the region TTTGTAAGACTAGTTTTTATAAGTGGAAGTATTTCATTTGCAAGAGAAATATTTGAAGTTATACTTCTATTTTTCACTTTGTTAAAAAGTGAAAGCAACACTTCTCTTTGTCTTTGTGTCCTTTCAAAGTCACCATTTCCAGCATATCTGATTCTACTATATTTTAATGCTTGTTCACCATTTAATGTTTGAAGACCTGCACTAGATACACCAGCTCTTGAAACTTCATAATCTTTTATATTTATTTCAATTCCACCTACTGCATCTATAATTTTTGGTAATGTTGAAAAATTAACTGTAGCAAAGTCTTTTATGTTTAGATTGAAGTTTTGATTTATAGTTTTTATAGCAAGTTCAGGACCTCCAAAAGCATAAGCATGGTTTAATTTGTCCTGACCTCTACCCTCCATCTTTACATAAGAATCTCTCATTATAGAAGTAAGCTTCAATTTATTATGCTTATCATCTATAGTAAGAACCATAATAGCATCAGATCTTCCCTTAAGTCCTTCTTCTGCATCAATACCAAAAAGTGCTATATTTTTTATATTACTATTTTTTTCTTCTAATTCTTTTGCTACTTCTTCATCAATTCCTAAATCTTCATGATCAGTAGGAATATCAGTTCTGTCTAGTTTATTTATTGTAGAAAGGAAATAAGCTCCTCCACCTAAAACTAATCCTATAAATAAAGCTAAAAATCCTATTAAAAATATCTTCTTTTTCGACATATTATCATTCCTTTTTTTAAAATACCTACTCAACATTATATATCTATATAATGGAAACTACAATAGTAAATTTAAATATTAACACAGCTGTAA harbors:
- a CDS encoding LCP family protein, producing MLSRYFKKRNDNMSKKKIFLIGFLALFIGLVLGGGAYFLSTINKLDRTDIPTDHEDLGIDEEVAKELEEKNSNIKNIALFGIDAEEGLKGRSDAIMVLTIDDKHNKLKLTSIMRDSYVKMEGRGQDKLNHAYAFGGPELAIKTINQNFNLNIKDFATVNFSTLPKIIDAVGGIEINIKDYEVSRAGVSSAGLQTLNGEQALKYSRIRYAGNGDFERTQRQREVLLSLFNKVKNRSITSNISLANEILPLIKTSLTNSEIIKMGTSVMKNGSMTPEMARFPRDEHAHGEKINGVYYLVYDEDETIQTMHDYIFEDKSLDSKASSN